A single genomic interval of Rhododendron vialii isolate Sample 1 chromosome 3a, ASM3025357v1 harbors:
- the LOC131319553 gene encoding uncharacterized protein LOC131319553 isoform X1 yields the protein MRLNMGGKYYIIGSLVGSFAIAYLFDHYVADKKIFGGTTPRTVASKEWWEETNRKFDRGWPRTAGAPVVMNPISRQNFIVKERVES from the exons ATGCG GCTAAACATGGGAGGCAAGTACTACATAATAGGTTCTCTTGTGGGATCCTTTGCTATCGCGTACCTGTTCGACCATTACGTTGCTGACAAGAAGATATTTGGAG GCACGACCCCAAGAACTGTCGCAAGCAAGGAATGGTGGGAAGAGACTAACAGAAAGTTCGATAGAGGATGGCCTCGGACTGCAGGCGCTCCGGTGGTCATGAATCCCATCAGCCGTCAAAATTTCATTGTCAAGGAACGTGTTGAATCTTGA
- the LOC131319553 gene encoding uncharacterized protein LOC131319553 isoform X2 — protein MGGKYYIIGSLVGSFAIAYLFDHYVADKKIFGGTTPRTVASKEWWEETNRKFDRGWPRTAGAPVVMNPISRQNFIVKERVES, from the exons ATGGGAGGCAAGTACTACATAATAGGTTCTCTTGTGGGATCCTTTGCTATCGCGTACCTGTTCGACCATTACGTTGCTGACAAGAAGATATTTGGAG GCACGACCCCAAGAACTGTCGCAAGCAAGGAATGGTGGGAAGAGACTAACAGAAAGTTCGATAGAGGATGGCCTCGGACTGCAGGCGCTCCGGTGGTCATGAATCCCATCAGCCGTCAAAATTTCATTGTCAAGGAACGTGTTGAATCTTGA